GACTGTCTCCGGACATCCTTTACAGATCGTCTCCATACATCCTTTACAGATCGAAACAGGAAGACAATGCCAAGAGCCTCACGACTGTAAACCCCGCCGGTGCGGCGCATCCCGTTTCGCACCATAGGTGCGAACGTCTTGCTTAAGGGGACGGCTTCAGCCGTCCCGCATACAACGCCCAGAGGACAAACGGCTTTCAGCCGCTGAGGTTAGATTTGTCTATCATTTCGGCGCGCACTGGCAGGGCAAAACATAGCCCTCAGCGGCTGAAGCCGCTTTCTCATCAGGGCCGGTACGGGACGGCTTTCAGCCGTCCCCTTAAGCAGAGCATTCGCGCTTACAGCGCGAAATGGTTGTGCTACGCACAACGCTTGAGGTCAGCGTTGTACGAATCATCTTCTTGTCATCCTGAGCATAGCGAAGGACCTGCTTGCGCTTTTTGTCTCTACCTTGCAATCGGCTTCGACACAGCCTCTTCCGCCGCGGCGGGAAGCGGTTTATCCGCCTTGGAGAGCAGTAACGAAACCTGCCAGAGCTGAGTATCGTTCAATAGCTTCTGATAGGAGGGCATTCCCGTCAGCCTGATACCGTTCTTCACCCGCCAGTAGGTCATGCCCGGCTCGTCATCGCTGACGCCCACTACGCCGTTTTTGTGCTTCTGCCAAAGCTGCGGTGTCTGCGGATACATCGATGCCCCAAATGCCGATGGATGCCCCTTCATACCGTGGCACGAGGCGCACTGCTCGCGATAGATATTTGCTCCGGCTACCAGGTTCTCATCGCTTGCAGGAATTGGCGGCTGCTTAGGCATCTCTGCTTCGATACGAGCATGAAGCGGCACACGGACGACCTGCTTTTCGAAGGGAAAGGCGTCATCGGCAACCGCCACCGGAGGACGTCCGAAAACGAAGTATACGTAGGCGATTGCAGGCAGCACGAGAAGGCCGGCTGCGATTCCGAGAATGAAAACGATGGCGGAGCGCATATAGGAAGCTAGCTTGCGAAAGAAAGCTTAACTGATCCTGAACTCGTAAATCGAACCGCCGCCTCTGCTCCTGGCGTTGTGGGCGTATTTCCGGTCCATGATCCGGTCGTGATCCACTGCCCGGCACGGATGCCGCCGGTGCGCTTCGCTCCTTCATTCACCACCCACGAGAGCAGACGCATCAGGTCCGTGCCGCCAGGGTTCGATCCCGTACGCTCGACGCGGATCACCCCATCCACTACCAGTTCGACCGATTCCTGCGCCCAGTCGACGCTCTGCCAGTTCTCGATCGCCGGCCCGTGTACAAAGGCGCCGTGGAACTGCATGTCCGCAGAGACGGCCAGCCGGGGGTGCTTCCCAGGCTCGGTATACGCCGACTCCAGCACCTCGATGATGACGTGCGCGGACGAGATCGCCGCAGCAATCTCTTCGTTCGTGTAACGCTCCGCGCGCGCCGGAAGATCCTTGGCGAAGTGGAAGGCGATCTCGCCCTCGAGGATCCGCAGGCGATGCATCGGATTGATCAGGGTCGATCCGGACGCAGCCATCCAGATGAGCGGCATGGGAGCAAAGAACGGCTCGGCATCCGGGGAAGCCGCGCCTACCTTGTAGCCGCCTACATCACCGTAGGCCGCCATCATCTCGTCCTGCACAAAGTATGCCTCCTCCATGGAAGACGGGACAAGATGATCCGGCAGTGCATCGATCGTCTTGCCTGTGCGGCGGGCGTCCAGCAACAGGTCGGCCAGTGAACGAAGGTGCGACTCGCGCTCCGCGGTGAGGGTGTTCTGCGACATAGCGTCTCTTTCTCCTTAACTACTGCTTCGCGCTCCTTAACTACTGCTTCGCGCTCCTGAACTACTGTTTTTCGGGAGGCTTCAGCCCCAACTCCCGCATCACCATCTGCAAATCCTTCCAGGCCTCACCCTTCATCCGGGGATCGCGCAACAGAAAGGCTGGATGGTAGGTCACAGCCACCTTGGCTCCGCGCGCCTGGTGCCAGGTACCGCGCAGACCGGCAAGCGCCTGCTTCCGGCCCAGCAGATATGTTGCCGCTGTAGAGCCGAGAGCCACAATCACCTTAGGCTGTACGACATCGATCTGTTTGATCAGGAACTGCGAACAGGTGGTGGCTTCCACGTACTCCGGAGTACGGTTTGCCGGCGGACGGCACTTCACGATATTGGCGATGTAAACCTGCTCACGCTTTATACCCATCGCCGTGATCATGTTGTTGAGCAACTGCCCGGCCTTGCCCACAAAGGGCAGCCCCTGTGCATCTTCATCAGCTCCGGGACCTTCCCCGACAAACATGAGCGTGGCGTTCGGGTCACCGTCGGCAAAGACGATCTTGCGGCGTCCGCCATAGGCAAGTGGACAGCGGGTGCAGTCGCCGATCTCATCCTGGATCAGCTTCATCGCAGCCGGGCGATCGGCGGCGGGAACCGTCGTCGTCGGCAAAGGAACAAGTTCATCAAAGGAATACAGCTTAGGAATGGGAGGCTCTCTCAGCTCCGGCGGCAGCATCTGCGCCGGTTGTGGCTCGCGGTCATCGATCTCCGGCGCAGTCACAGCCGTCACCGGGACCGGTGTTGGTACGGGAGCGGGAGGCATAAGCTGCTCGATAACCGCAGAGGCATGTTGCGTCTGCGGAGCCGGCTCGCTCCAACGATAGAACTCGTGTACGCCAAGGTCGCGGAAGTACGCGACATAGGCCCGCAGCCGCGCGGCGGCCTCAGGCGTGTAAGTCATACAACGATCTTAGAGCGTTTTCCCTGTTGCTGGGTATCCCGTCAGGGGCATGCAGCGGCGTTTTCATTGCGGAAAACGCCATGGATGCGGAAGCCCTAGACCTACAGAGAAAATGCTCTAAAGCACAGACTCGATGTCGGGCTTCAACTCGGTTTTGGGAACGACAAACTTTACCTGCCCGGAGAGAATCTCGTCCTGGGCAACACGGCATGCCTTCATCGATTTAGACGCGATCAGAGGGGCTGCACCCGACTGCAGTTGACGCGCACGGCGCGCCGCTCCCTTAACCAGGCTGTACTTATTGACGAGCTTTGGATCCATTGCTTGCCTCCGTATGCAAGCAATGTACCCGCTCGCATCGGAGTCGCCAAGCATGAATTTACGCTGTGGATTTTCGAGGTCGAATTCGGGAATGAAAGTACGAGAGGCGAACTAATCCCTGGCAAAGCTGTGGAGCGAATGGCTCAGCCGCTCCGACATCGCCGAGGTGCGGCACGACTGTGCCAGCTCACGCAGATAGCGTCCTTCTTCCCCA
This genomic window from Terriglobus albidus contains:
- a CDS encoding c-type cytochrome; this encodes MRSAIVFILGIAAGLLVLPAIAYVYFVFGRPPVAVADDAFPFEKQVVRVPLHARIEAEMPKQPPIPASDENLVAGANIYREQCASCHGMKGHPSAFGASMYPQTPQLWQKHKNGVVGVSDDEPGMTYWRVKNGIRLTGMPSYQKLLNDTQLWQVSLLLSKADKPLPAAAEEAVSKPIAR
- a CDS encoding 2-keto-4-pentenoate hydratase — protein: MSQNTLTAERESHLRSLADLLLDARRTGKTIDALPDHLVPSSMEEAYFVQDEMMAAYGDVGGYKVGAASPDAEPFFAPMPLIWMAASGSTLINPMHRLRILEGEIAFHFAKDLPARAERYTNEEIAAAISSAHVIIEVLESAYTEPGKHPRLAVSADMQFHGAFVHGPAIENWQSVDWAQESVELVVDGVIRVERTGSNPGGTDLMRLLSWVVNEGAKRTGGIRAGQWITTGSWTGNTPTTPGAEAAVRFTSSGSVKLSFAS
- a CDS encoding uracil-DNA glycosylase — encoded protein: MTYTPEAAARLRAYVAYFRDLGVHEFYRWSEPAPQTQHASAVIEQLMPPAPVPTPVPVTAVTAPEIDDREPQPAQMLPPELREPPIPKLYSFDELVPLPTTTVPAADRPAAMKLIQDEIGDCTRCPLAYGGRRKIVFADGDPNATLMFVGEGPGADEDAQGLPFVGKAGQLLNNMITAMGIKREQVYIANIVKCRPPANRTPEYVEATTCSQFLIKQIDVVQPKVIVALGSTAATYLLGRKQALAGLRGTWHQARGAKVAVTYHPAFLLRDPRMKGEAWKDLQMVMRELGLKPPEKQ
- the rpoZ gene encoding DNA-directed RNA polymerase subunit omega, producing the protein MDPKLVNKYSLVKGAARRARQLQSGAAPLIASKSMKACRVAQDEILSGQVKFVVPKTELKPDIESVL